One part of the Macaca mulatta isolate MMU2019108-1 chromosome 6, T2T-MMU8v2.0, whole genome shotgun sequence genome encodes these proteins:
- the ATPSCKMT gene encoding ATP synthase subunit C lysine N-methyltransferase isoform X10: MEGGGGIPLETLTEESQSRHVLPASFEAKSLQKSNWGFFLTGLVGGTLVVVYAVATPFITPALRKVCLPFVPATTKQIENVVKMLQCRRGSLVDIGSGDGRIVIAAAKEGFTAVGYELNPWLVWYSRYRAWREGYFFAVLERCYFRCASDGSQVEGIALSRMRLWIVDF; this comes from the exons GTATACCCCTAGAAACACTTACAGAAGAAAGTCAGTCAAGACATGTTCTACCTGCAAGttttgaagccaagagtttgcaGAAAAGCAACTGGGGGTTCTTTCTTACTGGGCTTGTGGGTGGGACCCTGGTGGTTGTGTATGCTGTAGCCACACCGTTTATAACGCCAGCCCTTCGAAaagtctgtttgccatttgtaccTGCAACTACGAAGCAGATTGAAAATGTTGTGAAAATGTTGCAATGCAGAAGAGGATCCCTTGTAGACATCGGTAGTGGCGACGGACGCATT GTCATAGCGGCTGCGAAGGAAGGGTTCACAGCAGTTGGTTATGAATTAAACCCATGGCTAGTTTGGTACTCCAGATACCGCGCTTGGCGAGAAG GTTACTTTTTCGCAGTACTCGAACGTTGTTATTTTCGGTGTGCCTCAGATG gctcacaggtggAAGGGATTGCCTTGTCTCGCatgagactttggattgtggacttttga
- the ATPSCKMT gene encoding ATP synthase subunit C lysine N-methyltransferase isoform X9 encodes MEGGGGIPLETLTEESQSRHVLPASFEAKSLQKSNWGFFLTGLVGGTLVVVYAVATPFITPALRKVCLPFVPATTKQIENVVKMLQCRRGSLVDIGSGDGRIVIAAAKEGFTAVGYELNPWLVWYSRYRAWREGVHGSAKFYISDLWKVTFSQYSNVVIFGVPQMAHRWKGLPCLA; translated from the exons GTATACCCCTAGAAACACTTACAGAAGAAAGTCAGTCAAGACATGTTCTACCTGCAAGttttgaagccaagagtttgcaGAAAAGCAACTGGGGGTTCTTTCTTACTGGGCTTGTGGGTGGGACCCTGGTGGTTGTGTATGCTGTAGCCACACCGTTTATAACGCCAGCCCTTCGAAaagtctgtttgccatttgtaccTGCAACTACGAAGCAGATTGAAAATGTTGTGAAAATGTTGCAATGCAGAAGAGGATCCCTTGTAGACATCGGTAGTGGCGACGGACGCATT GTCATAGCGGCTGCGAAGGAAGGGTTCACAGCAGTTGGTTATGAATTAAACCCATGGCTAGTTTGGTACTCCAGATACCGCGCTTGGCGAGAAGGTGTGCATGGTTCTGCCAAATTTTATATTTCGGATTTGTGGAAG GTTACTTTTTCGCAGTACTCGAACGTTGTTATTTTCGGTGTGCCTCAGATG gctcacaggtggAAGGGATTGCCTTGTCTCGCatga
- the ATPSCKMT gene encoding ATP synthase subunit C lysine N-methyltransferase isoform X4 has protein sequence MCLPVLDPTSHLPRWEAAKNRNFLLYLLLVDLKGIPLETLTEESQSRHVLPASFEAKSLQKSNWGFFLTGLVGGTLVVVYAVATPFITPALRKVCLPFVPATTKQIENVVKMLQCRRGSLVDIGSGDGRIVIAAAKEGFTAVGYELNPWLVWYSRYRAWREGVHGSAKFYISDLWKVTFSQYSNVVIFGVPQMAHRWKGLPCLA, from the exons ATGTGTCTGCCTGTCCTGGACCCCACCTCTCATCTGCCTAGATGGGAGGCTGCGAAAAACAGGAactttttattgtatcttttgcTGGTTGACTTGAAAG GTATACCCCTAGAAACACTTACAGAAGAAAGTCAGTCAAGACATGTTCTACCTGCAAGttttgaagccaagagtttgcaGAAAAGCAACTGGGGGTTCTTTCTTACTGGGCTTGTGGGTGGGACCCTGGTGGTTGTGTATGCTGTAGCCACACCGTTTATAACGCCAGCCCTTCGAAaagtctgtttgccatttgtaccTGCAACTACGAAGCAGATTGAAAATGTTGTGAAAATGTTGCAATGCAGAAGAGGATCCCTTGTAGACATCGGTAGTGGCGACGGACGCATT GTCATAGCGGCTGCGAAGGAAGGGTTCACAGCAGTTGGTTATGAATTAAACCCATGGCTAGTTTGGTACTCCAGATACCGCGCTTGGCGAGAAGGTGTGCATGGTTCTGCCAAATTTTATATTTCGGATTTGTGGAAG GTTACTTTTTCGCAGTACTCGAACGTTGTTATTTTCGGTGTGCCTCAGATG gctcacaggtggAAGGGATTGCCTTGTCTCGCatga
- the ATPSCKMT gene encoding ATP synthase subunit C lysine N-methyltransferase isoform X2, giving the protein MEGGGGIPLETLTEESQSRHVLPASFEAKSLQKSNWGFFLTGLVGGTLVVVYAVATPFITPALRKVCLPFVPATTKQIENVVKMLQCRRGSLVDIGSGDGRIVIAAAKEGFTAVGYELNPWLVWYSRYRAWREGVHGSAKFYISDLWKVTFSQYSNVVIFGVPQMMLQLEKKLELELADDARVIACRFPFPHWTPDHVTGEGIDTVWAYDASTFRGREKRP; this is encoded by the exons GTATACCCCTAGAAACACTTACAGAAGAAAGTCAGTCAAGACATGTTCTACCTGCAAGttttgaagccaagagtttgcaGAAAAGCAACTGGGGGTTCTTTCTTACTGGGCTTGTGGGTGGGACCCTGGTGGTTGTGTATGCTGTAGCCACACCGTTTATAACGCCAGCCCTTCGAAaagtctgtttgccatttgtaccTGCAACTACGAAGCAGATTGAAAATGTTGTGAAAATGTTGCAATGCAGAAGAGGATCCCTTGTAGACATCGGTAGTGGCGACGGACGCATT GTCATAGCGGCTGCGAAGGAAGGGTTCACAGCAGTTGGTTATGAATTAAACCCATGGCTAGTTTGGTACTCCAGATACCGCGCTTGGCGAGAAGGTGTGCATGGTTCTGCCAAATTTTATATTTCGGATTTGTGGAAG GTTACTTTTTCGCAGTACTCGAACGTTGTTATTTTCGGTGTGCCTCAGATG ATGCTGCAGTTGGAGAAGAAACTTGAACTTGAACTTGCCGATGATGCACGAGTCATTGCTTGCCGGTTTCCCTTCCCACACTGGACTCCAGACCATGTCACTGGGGAGGGGATAGACACAGTGTGGGCATATGACGCGAGCACGTTTAGAGGCCGTGAAAAGAGACCCTGA
- the ATPSCKMT gene encoding ATP synthase subunit C lysine N-methyltransferase isoform X12 — MLQCRRGSLVDIGSGDGRIVIAAAKEGFTAVGYELNPWLVWYSRYRAWREGVHGSAKFYISDLWKVTFSQYSNVVIFGVPQMMLQLEKKLELELADDARVIACRFPFPHWTPDHVTGEGIDTVWAYDASTFRGREKRP; from the exons ATGTTGCAATGCAGAAGAGGATCCCTTGTAGACATCGGTAGTGGCGACGGACGCATT GTCATAGCGGCTGCGAAGGAAGGGTTCACAGCAGTTGGTTATGAATTAAACCCATGGCTAGTTTGGTACTCCAGATACCGCGCTTGGCGAGAAGGTGTGCATGGTTCTGCCAAATTTTATATTTCGGATTTGTGGAAG GTTACTTTTTCGCAGTACTCGAACGTTGTTATTTTCGGTGTGCCTCAGATG ATGCTGCAGTTGGAGAAGAAACTTGAACTTGAACTTGCCGATGATGCACGAGTCATTGCTTGCCGGTTTCCCTTCCCACACTGGACTCCAGACCATGTCACTGGGGAGGGGATAGACACAGTGTGGGCATATGACGCGAGCACGTTTAGAGGCCGTGAAAAGAGACCCTGA
- the ATPSCKMT gene encoding ATP synthase subunit C lysine N-methyltransferase isoform X8: protein MEGGGGIPLETLTEESQSRHVLPASFEAKSLQKSNWGFFLTGLVGGTLVVVYAVATPFITPALRKVCLPFVPATTKQIENVVKMLQCRRGSLVDIGSGDGRIVIAAAKEGFTAVGYELNPWLVWYSRYRAWREGVHGSAKFYISDLWKVTFSQYSNVVIFGVPQMLLLPTDAAVGEET, encoded by the exons GTATACCCCTAGAAACACTTACAGAAGAAAGTCAGTCAAGACATGTTCTACCTGCAAGttttgaagccaagagtttgcaGAAAAGCAACTGGGGGTTCTTTCTTACTGGGCTTGTGGGTGGGACCCTGGTGGTTGTGTATGCTGTAGCCACACCGTTTATAACGCCAGCCCTTCGAAaagtctgtttgccatttgtaccTGCAACTACGAAGCAGATTGAAAATGTTGTGAAAATGTTGCAATGCAGAAGAGGATCCCTTGTAGACATCGGTAGTGGCGACGGACGCATT GTCATAGCGGCTGCGAAGGAAGGGTTCACAGCAGTTGGTTATGAATTAAACCCATGGCTAGTTTGGTACTCCAGATACCGCGCTTGGCGAGAAGGTGTGCATGGTTCTGCCAAATTTTATATTTCGGATTTGTGGAAG GTTACTTTTTCGCAGTACTCGAACGTTGTTATTTTCGGTGTGCCTCAGATG CTGTTACTCCCCACAGATGCTGCAGTTGGAGAAGAAACTTGA
- the ATPSCKMT gene encoding ATP synthase subunit C lysine N-methyltransferase isoform X3, which translates to MCLPVLDPTSHLPRWEAAKNRNFLLYLLLVDLKGIPLETLTEESQSRHVLPASFEAKSLQKSNWGFFLTGLVGGTLVVVYAVATPFITPALRKVCLPFVPATTKQIENVVKMLQCRRGSLVDIGSGDGRIVIAAAKEGFTAVGYELNPWLVWYSRYRAWREGVHGSAKFYISDLWKVTFSQYSNVVIFGVPQMLLLPTDAAVGEET; encoded by the exons ATGTGTCTGCCTGTCCTGGACCCCACCTCTCATCTGCCTAGATGGGAGGCTGCGAAAAACAGGAactttttattgtatcttttgcTGGTTGACTTGAAAG GTATACCCCTAGAAACACTTACAGAAGAAAGTCAGTCAAGACATGTTCTACCTGCAAGttttgaagccaagagtttgcaGAAAAGCAACTGGGGGTTCTTTCTTACTGGGCTTGTGGGTGGGACCCTGGTGGTTGTGTATGCTGTAGCCACACCGTTTATAACGCCAGCCCTTCGAAaagtctgtttgccatttgtaccTGCAACTACGAAGCAGATTGAAAATGTTGTGAAAATGTTGCAATGCAGAAGAGGATCCCTTGTAGACATCGGTAGTGGCGACGGACGCATT GTCATAGCGGCTGCGAAGGAAGGGTTCACAGCAGTTGGTTATGAATTAAACCCATGGCTAGTTTGGTACTCCAGATACCGCGCTTGGCGAGAAGGTGTGCATGGTTCTGCCAAATTTTATATTTCGGATTTGTGGAAG GTTACTTTTTCGCAGTACTCGAACGTTGTTATTTTCGGTGTGCCTCAGATG CTGTTACTCCCCACAGATGCTGCAGTTGGAGAAGAAACTTGA
- the ATPSCKMT gene encoding ATP synthase subunit C lysine N-methyltransferase isoform X11 encodes MEGGGGIPLETLTEESQSRHVLPASFEAKSLQKSNWGFFLTGLVGGTLVVVYAVATPFITPALRKVCLPFVPATTKQIENVVKMLQCRRGSLVDIGSGDGRIVIAAAKEGFTAVGYELNPWLVWYSRYRAWREGYFFAVLERCYFRCASDDAAVGEET; translated from the exons GTATACCCCTAGAAACACTTACAGAAGAAAGTCAGTCAAGACATGTTCTACCTGCAAGttttgaagccaagagtttgcaGAAAAGCAACTGGGGGTTCTTTCTTACTGGGCTTGTGGGTGGGACCCTGGTGGTTGTGTATGCTGTAGCCACACCGTTTATAACGCCAGCCCTTCGAAaagtctgtttgccatttgtaccTGCAACTACGAAGCAGATTGAAAATGTTGTGAAAATGTTGCAATGCAGAAGAGGATCCCTTGTAGACATCGGTAGTGGCGACGGACGCATT GTCATAGCGGCTGCGAAGGAAGGGTTCACAGCAGTTGGTTATGAATTAAACCCATGGCTAGTTTGGTACTCCAGATACCGCGCTTGGCGAGAAG GTTACTTTTTCGCAGTACTCGAACGTTGTTATTTTCGGTGTGCCTCAGATG ATGCTGCAGTTGGAGAAGAAACTTGA
- the ATPSCKMT gene encoding ATP synthase subunit C lysine N-methyltransferase isoform X7, whose protein sequence is MCLPVLDPTSHLPRWEAAKNRNFLLYLLLVDLKGIPLETLTEESQSRHVLPASFEAKSLQKSNWGFFLTGLVGGTLVVVYAVATPFITPALRKVCLPFVPATTKQIENVVKMLQCRRGSLVDIGSGDGRIVIAAAKEGFTAVGYELNPWLVWYSRYRAWREGYFFAVLERCYFRCASDDAAVGEET, encoded by the exons ATGTGTCTGCCTGTCCTGGACCCCACCTCTCATCTGCCTAGATGGGAGGCTGCGAAAAACAGGAactttttattgtatcttttgcTGGTTGACTTGAAAG GTATACCCCTAGAAACACTTACAGAAGAAAGTCAGTCAAGACATGTTCTACCTGCAAGttttgaagccaagagtttgcaGAAAAGCAACTGGGGGTTCTTTCTTACTGGGCTTGTGGGTGGGACCCTGGTGGTTGTGTATGCTGTAGCCACACCGTTTATAACGCCAGCCCTTCGAAaagtctgtttgccatttgtaccTGCAACTACGAAGCAGATTGAAAATGTTGTGAAAATGTTGCAATGCAGAAGAGGATCCCTTGTAGACATCGGTAGTGGCGACGGACGCATT GTCATAGCGGCTGCGAAGGAAGGGTTCACAGCAGTTGGTTATGAATTAAACCCATGGCTAGTTTGGTACTCCAGATACCGCGCTTGGCGAGAAG GTTACTTTTTCGCAGTACTCGAACGTTGTTATTTTCGGTGTGCCTCAGATG ATGCTGCAGTTGGAGAAGAAACTTGA
- the ATPSCKMT gene encoding ATP synthase subunit C lysine N-methyltransferase isoform X6, producing the protein MEGGGGIPLETLTEESQSRHVLPASFEAKSLQKSNWGFFLTGLVGGTLVVVYAVATPFITPALRKVCLPFVPATTKQIENVVKMLQCRRGSLVDIGSGDGRIVIAAAKEGFTAVGYELNPWLVWYSRYRAWREGYFFAVLERCYFRCASDESHSVAQAVVQSCVILAHCSPSLLDSSDHLPQPAKSLGIQACATMSG; encoded by the exons GTATACCCCTAGAAACACTTACAGAAGAAAGTCAGTCAAGACATGTTCTACCTGCAAGttttgaagccaagagtttgcaGAAAAGCAACTGGGGGTTCTTTCTTACTGGGCTTGTGGGTGGGACCCTGGTGGTTGTGTATGCTGTAGCCACACCGTTTATAACGCCAGCCCTTCGAAaagtctgtttgccatttgtaccTGCAACTACGAAGCAGATTGAAAATGTTGTGAAAATGTTGCAATGCAGAAGAGGATCCCTTGTAGACATCGGTAGTGGCGACGGACGCATT GTCATAGCGGCTGCGAAGGAAGGGTTCACAGCAGTTGGTTATGAATTAAACCCATGGCTAGTTTGGTACTCCAGATACCGCGCTTGGCGAGAAG GTTACTTTTTCGCAGTACTCGAACGTTGTTATTTTCGGTGTGCCTCAGATG agtctcactctgttgcccaggctgtagtgcagtcatgtgtgatcttggctcactgcagccccagcctcctggactcaagcgatcacctgcctcagcctgccaagtcactgggaatacaggcgtgtgccaccatgtccggctaa
- the ATPSCKMT gene encoding ATP synthase subunit C lysine N-methyltransferase isoform X5 — protein MCLPVLDPTSHLPRWEAAKNRNFLLYLLLVDLKGIPLETLTEESQSRHVLPASFEAKSLQKSNWGFFLTGLVGGTLVVVYAVATPFITPALRKVCLPFVPATTKQIENVVKMLQCRRGSLVDIGSGDGRIVIAAAKEGFTAVGYELNPWLVWYSRYRAWREGVHGSAKFYISDLWKVTFSQYSNVVIFGVPQMSLTLLPRL, from the exons ATGTGTCTGCCTGTCCTGGACCCCACCTCTCATCTGCCTAGATGGGAGGCTGCGAAAAACAGGAactttttattgtatcttttgcTGGTTGACTTGAAAG GTATACCCCTAGAAACACTTACAGAAGAAAGTCAGTCAAGACATGTTCTACCTGCAAGttttgaagccaagagtttgcaGAAAAGCAACTGGGGGTTCTTTCTTACTGGGCTTGTGGGTGGGACCCTGGTGGTTGTGTATGCTGTAGCCACACCGTTTATAACGCCAGCCCTTCGAAaagtctgtttgccatttgtaccTGCAACTACGAAGCAGATTGAAAATGTTGTGAAAATGTTGCAATGCAGAAGAGGATCCCTTGTAGACATCGGTAGTGGCGACGGACGCATT GTCATAGCGGCTGCGAAGGAAGGGTTCACAGCAGTTGGTTATGAATTAAACCCATGGCTAGTTTGGTACTCCAGATACCGCGCTTGGCGAGAAGGTGTGCATGGTTCTGCCAAATTTTATATTTCGGATTTGTGGAAG GTTACTTTTTCGCAGTACTCGAACGTTGTTATTTTCGGTGTGCCTCAGATG agtctcactctgttgcccaggctgtag